The proteins below come from a single Plutella xylostella chromosome 2, ilPluXylo3.1, whole genome shotgun sequence genomic window:
- the LOC105393919 gene encoding segmentation polarity homeobox protein engrailed: MAFEDRCSPSQANSPGPVSGRVPAPHAENLMSFCQPSQYTCTTIEPRYERNQPSPMTIVKVQPASPPSSPMETHGDMDNYQNFYPERPETPDVKPVINPVQEDARFNDRFRNQCQQVTVPITFSISNILHPEFGSGALRKTNKIEGPKPVGPNHSILYKPYDLSKPGSVAEHQKGYSFDYLKTKESSHDFNRLPPLGGLRQTVSQIGEAQKEKEVVRPIEPQRRPDSASSIVSSTSSGAPSTCGSTDAGSQGQGNANLWPAWVYCTRYSDRPSSGPRSRRSKKKSPSAAEEKRPRTAFSAAQLNRLKHEFAENRYLTERRRQALAAELGLAEAQIKIWFQNKRAKIKKANGQRNPLALQLMAQGLYNHTTATESDEEEEISVT, encoded by the exons ATGGCCTTTGAAGACCGTTGCAGCCCGAGCCAGGCTAACAGCCCCGGGCCTGTCAGCGGGAGAGTGCCGGCGCCTCACGCGGAGAATCTCATGAGCTTCTGCCAGCCGAGCCAGTACACCTGCACCACCATCGAGCCGAGGTATGAGAGGAACCAGCCGTCGCCAATGACCATTGTGAAGGTCCAGCCAGCTTCCCCACCCTCTAGCCCCATGGAGACCCACGGCGACATGGACAACTATCAGAACTTCTACCCGGAACGGCCAGAAACACCAGACGTGAAGCCCGTGATAAACCCAGTTCAAGAAGACGCAAGATTCAACGATCGGTTCAGAAACCAGTGCCAGCAAGTGACTGTGCCGATCACGTTTTCAATCAGCAACATTCTACACCCCGAGTTCGGTTCTGGCGCATTGCGGAAAACCAACAAGATTGAAGGACCGAAACCCGTCGGGCCTAACCACAGCATTCTTTACAAGCCATACGACCTATCCAAACCGGGGAGCGTTGCTGAGCACCAAAAAGGGTACAGCTTCGATTATTTGAAGACAAAAGAGTCTAGTCACGACTTCAACCGACTACCACCGCTTGGGGGGTTGAGGCAGACGGTATCTCAGATTGGGGAGGCTCAGAAAGAGAAGGAGGTTGTTAGACCTATTGAGCCTCAAAGAAGGCCGGATTCGGCGAGTTCCATTGTTTCTTCAACGTCGAGTGGGGCTCCTTCCACATGTGGCAGCACCGACGCCGGCAGCCAGGGTCAGGGGAACGCGAACTTGTGGCCAGCCTGGGTGTACTGCACCCGATACAGCGACCGACCCAGTTCTg GTCCTAGAAGTAGAAGGTCAAAGAAGAAGTCCCCAAGTGCCGCAGAAGAGAAGAGACCAAGAACAGCATTCAGCGCGGCGCAACTCAACAGACTGAAG CACGAGTTCGCAGAGAACCGCTACCTGACGGAGCGGCGGCGCCAGGCGCTGGCCGCGGAGCTGGGCCTGGCCGAGGCGCAGATCAAGATCTGGTTCCAGAACAAGCGAGCCAAGATCAAGAAGGCCAACGGACAGAGGAACCCACTAGCCTTACAGCTGATGGCTCAAGGGCTCTACAACCACACGACAGCCACTGAAAGCGacgaagaagaagaaattaGTGTTACGTAA